From Aquisalimonas asiatica, the proteins below share one genomic window:
- a CDS encoding esterase/lipase family protein: protein MKTKRWRWRRFWLYLLTPVAAVVLIVTAWTWWAEENPQKERELRVQLHEELQQRFPEHMTLPESRRGFVPRTGERDPDRPPDVILIHGLDEPGDIWDDLVPVLDAAGVNAWEFRYPNDQAVDRSTDLLADYWPELPADHDVILIGHSMGGLVIRDFVSRWRHPADDDPAVDGARVKGTVLVGTPNHGSEWARLRVWLGLREFFASIPDDDFSLFTSLQEGTGAAKIDLRPGSDFLTNLNARPWPEEVPVRIIGGILGGPDRDVIDGISSIATELDAEEWPRDFESWWFGLGEELGDGVVPVDSLSLAGAPPPAMVSASHRGMLSRTLVSDEEPPAIPIIMDLLAEWQVAEDAGG from the coding sequence TTGAAGACGAAACGCTGGCGCTGGCGTCGATTCTGGCTCTACCTGCTCACCCCGGTGGCGGCCGTGGTCCTGATCGTCACCGCCTGGACCTGGTGGGCGGAGGAAAATCCGCAGAAGGAGCGTGAGCTCCGTGTGCAGCTGCACGAGGAGCTGCAGCAGCGATTCCCGGAGCACATGACCCTGCCGGAGAGCCGGCGCGGATTCGTTCCGCGCACGGGCGAGAGGGATCCGGACCGGCCGCCGGACGTGATTCTGATTCACGGGCTCGACGAGCCCGGCGATATCTGGGACGACCTGGTACCGGTGCTGGACGCCGCGGGTGTCAACGCCTGGGAGTTCCGCTACCCCAACGACCAGGCGGTGGACCGCAGCACCGACCTGCTTGCCGACTACTGGCCGGAGTTGCCGGCGGACCACGATGTGATCCTGATCGGCCACAGCATGGGCGGACTGGTCATTCGTGACTTTGTCTCGCGCTGGCGCCACCCCGCGGACGATGACCCGGCCGTGGACGGTGCCCGGGTCAAGGGCACGGTGCTGGTGGGCACACCCAATCATGGCTCCGAGTGGGCGCGGTTGCGCGTCTGGCTGGGGCTGCGGGAGTTCTTTGCCTCCATCCCCGATGACGACTTCTCGCTCTTCACCAGCCTGCAGGAAGGCACGGGCGCCGCGAAGATCGATCTCCGGCCGGGCAGCGACTTTCTCACCAACCTCAACGCGCGCCCGTGGCCGGAGGAGGTGCCGGTGCGCATCATCGGCGGGATCCTGGGGGGGCCGGACCGGGACGTGATCGACGGCATCAGCAGCATTGCCACGGAGCTGGACGCGGAGGAATGGCCCCGGGATTTCGAGTCGTGGTGGTTCGGTCTGGGGGAGGAGCTTGGTGATGGCGTGGTGCCGGTGGATTCCCTGTCCCTGGCGGGTGCGCCGCCGCCGGCCATGGTGTCCGCGTCGCACCGCGGGATGCTGTCCCGGACCCTGGTCTCCGACGAGGAGCCGCCCGCGATCCCGATCATCATGGACCTGCTCGCCGAATGGCAGGTGGCGGAGGACGCGGGCGGATAG
- a CDS encoding peroxidase-related enzyme, with protein MSEQPVSRFPVPDINTLPEDIRERILAVQEKSGFVPNVFLALAHRPDEFRAFFAHHDALMESDSGLSKAEREMIVVATSGANNCQYCVVAHGAILRIRAKDPLLADQVAINYRKADITPRQRAMLDYAMKVALRSGEIGDDDFAPLHEHGFSQDDIWDIGAVAAFFAMSNRLANMASMRPNPEFYTLGRDPR; from the coding sequence ATGAGCGAACAGCCAGTCAGCCGGTTTCCGGTACCGGACATCAACACCCTGCCCGAGGACATCCGCGAGCGCATTCTCGCGGTGCAGGAGAAATCGGGCTTCGTGCCAAACGTCTTCCTGGCGCTGGCGCACCGGCCGGATGAGTTCCGGGCGTTCTTCGCCCACCACGACGCGCTCATGGAGTCGGACAGTGGCCTGAGCAAGGCGGAGCGGGAGATGATCGTGGTGGCTACGTCCGGTGCCAACAACTGCCAGTACTGCGTCGTGGCCCACGGCGCAATCCTGCGCATCCGGGCGAAAGACCCGCTGCTGGCGGATCAGGTGGCCATCAACTACCGCAAGGCGGACATCACGCCCCGCCAGCGCGCCATGCTCGATTACGCCATGAAAGTCGCCCTGCGCTCCGGCGAGATCGGTGACGACGACTTTGCCCCGTTACACGAGCACGGTTTCAGCCAGGACGACATCTGGGATATCGGCGCGGTGGCGGCCTTCTTCGCCATGAGCAACCGGCTGGCGAACATGGCCTCCATGCGGCCGAACCCGGAGTTCTACACGCTCGGCCGCGACCCCCGCTAG